From a region of the Triticum aestivum cultivar Chinese Spring chromosome 7D, IWGSC CS RefSeq v2.1, whole genome shotgun sequence genome:
- the LOC123167734 gene encoding kinesin-like protein KIN-4C isoform X2, giving the protein MRCGCSPALELRFCEFLFRDPMESSDMASQPLSDRVTPKLLLGCTDCVTVMQGEPQTGSGKTYTTGTNYTGEADRGGIIAPLMETIFRKSDAMNRHTEFLIRVSFIEIFKEEVFDLLDDHGSVAKVAAPARVPIQIQQNCKWKHYTCWRDGG; this is encoded by the exons ATGCGGTGTGGGTGCTCACCGGCGCTGGAGCTGAG GTTCTGCGAATTCTTGTTTAGGGATCCGATGGAGAGCTCGGATATGGCATCGCAGCCGTTGAGCGACAGGGTCACGCCGAAGCTCCTCCTCGGCTGCACGGATTGCGTCACTGTCATGCAGGGCGAGCCGCAG ACTGGATCCGGAAAGACATATACGACGGGTACCAATTATACTGGTGAAGCTGATCGTGGAGGAATAATTGCACCTCTCATGGAGACGATATTCAGGAAATCTGATGCGATGAACCGTCATACAGAGTTCTTAATTAGGGTATCCTTCATCGAG ATATTCAAGGAGGAAGTATTTGATTTACTTGATGATCATGGGTCTGTTGCAAAAGTGGCAGCGCCTGCTAGAGTGCCTATTCAGATTCAACAAAACTGCAAATGGAAGCATTACACTTGCTGGCGTGATGGAGGCTAA
- the LOC123167734 gene encoding kinesin-like protein KIN-4C isoform X1: MPRFLVSLAYTLGLAPFLYRFCEFLFRDPMESSDMASQPLSDRVTPKLLLGCTDCVTVMQGEPQTGSGKTYTTGTNYTGEADRGGIIAPLMETIFRKSDAMNRHTEFLIRVSFIEIFKEEVFDLLDDHGSVAKVAAPARVPIQIQQNCKWKHYTCWRDGG; the protein is encoded by the exons ATGCCCAGATTTCTTGTTTCCTTGGCTTATACTTTGGGTCTTGCACCTTTTCTTTATAGGTTCTGCGAATTCTTGTTTAGGGATCCGATGGAGAGCTCGGATATGGCATCGCAGCCGTTGAGCGACAGGGTCACGCCGAAGCTCCTCCTCGGCTGCACGGATTGCGTCACTGTCATGCAGGGCGAGCCGCAG ACTGGATCCGGAAAGACATATACGACGGGTACCAATTATACTGGTGAAGCTGATCGTGGAGGAATAATTGCACCTCTCATGGAGACGATATTCAGGAAATCTGATGCGATGAACCGTCATACAGAGTTCTTAATTAGGGTATCCTTCATCGAG ATATTCAAGGAGGAAGTATTTGATTTACTTGATGATCATGGGTCTGTTGCAAAAGTGGCAGCGCCTGCTAGAGTGCCTATTCAGATTCAACAAAACTGCAAATGGAAGCATTACACTTGCTGGCGTGATGGAGGCTAA